A region from the uncultured Macellibacteroides sp. genome encodes:
- the mutA gene encoding methylmalonyl-CoA mutase small subunit, with protein sequence MAELKEKLFSEFAPVSTEQWMAKITADLKGAPFEKKLVWKTGEGFNVNPFYRAEDIEGLNTTTSLPGQFPYVRGTKKDNDWKVRQNIEVTCFKGANEKALDLLNKGVTSLGFVIQAEDVNAENIATLLNGIYPECVELNFKTCHRKAEKLINILADYLKAQNADLTKCYGSVNYDPFKRMLIKGKTNDNWVADAVAVFNAGKALPRYRVLAVNAFYFNNAGSYITQELGYALAWGNEILAKLTEAGCRPDEVAKKIKFNFGISSNYFMEIAKFRAARWLWAEIVAAYEPQCQHADCNNNKPDGLCRCAAKMQMHAQTSEWNMTVYDAHVNLLRTQTESMSAALAGVDSITVRPFDKIYKTPDDISERIARNQQLLLKEECHLDKVVDPSAGSYYLETLTVSVADVAWKLFLETEEKGGFFTAVMAGDVQNAVNASSASRKASIATRKEVLLGTNQFPNFNEVAATKIDVKDEEACKCSTEVTLPKLNLERGASAFEALRLATEKSGKTPKAFMLTVGSLSMRLARSQFSCNFFGCAGYQVIDNLGFETVEEGVEAAVAAGAEIVVLCSSDDEYAELAPAAYKALAGRAEFVVAGMPECMEELKAQGITQYVNVRSNVLETLKAFNAKLGIA encoded by the coding sequence ATGGCAGAATTAAAAGAAAAACTTTTCTCAGAATTTGCCCCGGTGTCCACGGAACAGTGGATGGCGAAGATTACGGCAGATCTGAAAGGGGCTCCGTTTGAGAAAAAGCTTGTCTGGAAGACAGGCGAAGGATTTAATGTAAATCCTTTCTATCGTGCGGAAGATATCGAAGGTTTAAACACAACCACATCGCTACCCGGTCAGTTTCCCTATGTACGTGGTACAAAAAAAGACAACGACTGGAAAGTGCGCCAGAACATTGAAGTTACCTGTTTTAAAGGCGCAAATGAAAAAGCACTTGATTTACTAAACAAGGGAGTAACTTCCCTGGGATTCGTTATTCAGGCCGAAGATGTAAATGCGGAAAATATCGCAACCTTGCTCAATGGTATCTATCCTGAATGCGTAGAACTAAACTTCAAAACCTGTCACCGTAAGGCAGAAAAACTTATCAACATTTTAGCTGATTATCTGAAAGCTCAGAACGCAGATCTGACCAAATGTTATGGTTCAGTAAACTACGATCCGTTCAAAAGGATGCTTATTAAAGGCAAGACAAACGATAACTGGGTCGCAGATGCTGTAGCCGTATTTAATGCCGGTAAAGCTCTTCCCCGTTACAGAGTATTGGCTGTTAATGCTTTCTATTTCAACAACGCAGGATCTTATATTACCCAGGAACTCGGATACGCTTTGGCTTGGGGTAACGAAATTCTGGCTAAGCTAACAGAAGCAGGATGTCGTCCCGATGAAGTGGCAAAGAAGATTAAATTCAACTTTGGTATCAGCTCTAACTATTTCATGGAGATAGCCAAGTTCCGTGCCGCACGTTGGTTGTGGGCAGAGATTGTAGCAGCTTACGAACCTCAGTGTCAACATGCCGATTGTAACAATAATAAGCCAGACGGATTGTGTCGTTGCGCTGCAAAGATGCAGATGCATGCACAGACATCCGAGTGGAATATGACAGTTTATGATGCACATGTAAACCTGTTGCGTACGCAAACAGAATCTATGTCTGCCGCGTTGGCCGGTGTAGACTCAATCACAGTACGTCCGTTCGATAAGATTTACAAAACTCCGGATGATATATCTGAACGTATCGCACGTAACCAGCAGTTATTATTAAAGGAAGAATGTCACCTTGATAAGGTAGTAGACCCTTCTGCCGGTTCATATTATCTTGAAACACTTACCGTATCCGTTGCCGATGTTGCTTGGAAACTATTCCTCGAAACAGAAGAAAAAGGTGGATTCTTTACAGCAGTTATGGCTGGCGATGTTCAGAATGCAGTTAATGCATCATCTGCTTCGCGTAAGGCTTCTATTGCAACCCGTAAGGAAGTGTTGTTGGGTACTAACCAGTTCCCTAACTTCAACGAAGTAGCTGCAACTAAAATCGATGTGAAAGACGAAGAAGCATGCAAATGCTCGACCGAGGTAACATTGCCTAAATTGAATCTTGAGCGTGGTGCTTCTGCATTCGAAGCATTGCGTCTTGCTACGGAAAAAAGCGGAAAGACTCCTAAAGCATTTATGCTTACTGTCGGCAGCCTTTCTATGCGTCTGGCACGTTCACAATTCTCATGTAACTTCTTCGGATGCGCCGGTTATCAGGTAATTGATAACCTTGGATTCGAAACCGTAGAAGAGGGTGTGGAAGCAGCTGTTGCCGCCGGAGCAGAAATCGTAGTTCTATGTTCAAGCGACGACGAGTACGCAGAACTGGCTCCTGCAGCTTACAAAGCATTGGCAGGCAGAGCAGAGTTTGTAGTAGCCGGTATGCCGGAATGCATGGAAGAACTTAAAGCACAGGGAATCACCCAGTATGTAAATGTTCGTTCCAACGTTTTGGAAACATTAAAGGCATTCAACGCTAAATTAGGAATCGCTTAA
- a CDS encoding SPFH domain-containing protein — translation MESNERTFSGLKLSGFLVLFLLFVLLGCCALLFTLETWWSTLLGILGIIKFFICLFGFMQIEPNNARVMVFFGKYKGTIKENGFFWVNPFYEKKKITLRARNLDVPPIKVNDKVGNPVMIGLVLVWKVKDTYKSMFDIDSSSLAATNIGTTDKQNPAAMNVAGAALMNRMNNFERFVKIQSDSALRSVAGLYAYDNQENGDEITLRSGNKIVNERLEEELTNRLSIAGMEVVEARINYLAYASEIAGVMLRRQQADAIIAAREKIVEGAVSMVHMALQKLEKEGVVTLDEDKKAAMVSNLLVVLCADEAAQPVINTGTLHH, via the coding sequence ATGGAATCTAATGAAAGAACTTTCAGCGGGCTTAAGCTTTCCGGTTTTTTAGTTTTATTTTTACTCTTTGTTTTACTTGGTTGTTGCGCTCTTTTATTTACGCTTGAAACCTGGTGGAGTACGCTTCTGGGAATTCTTGGTATAATAAAGTTTTTTATCTGTTTGTTTGGCTTTATGCAGATTGAGCCCAACAATGCGCGGGTTATGGTATTTTTCGGCAAATACAAAGGAACAATCAAAGAGAACGGCTTCTTTTGGGTAAATCCGTTCTATGAGAAAAAGAAAATAACATTAAGAGCCCGTAACCTGGATGTACCTCCTATTAAGGTAAACGATAAAGTGGGTAATCCGGTAATGATTGGTCTGGTGCTGGTCTGGAAAGTAAAAGATACCTATAAATCTATGTTCGACATTGATTCTTCATCCCTTGCAGCAACAAATATAGGTACAACCGACAAACAAAATCCGGCTGCGATGAATGTTGCCGGTGCTGCTCTAATGAACAGAATGAATAATTTTGAACGGTTTGTCAAGATTCAGAGCGATTCTGCTTTGCGTAGTGTGGCCGGTTTATATGCTTACGACAACCAGGAAAACGGCGATGAAATTACACTCCGTTCAGGTAATAAGATTGTAAATGAACGGTTGGAAGAAGAATTAACAAACCGGCTTTCGATAGCGGGAATGGAAGTAGTTGAAGCCCGAATTAATTACCTGGCATACGCTTCCGAAATAGCAGGAGTAATGCTTCGCCGCCAGCAAGCAGATGCTATAATTGCTGCCCGCGAAAAGATTGTGGAAGGAGCTGTTAGTATGGTACACATGGCTTTGCAAAAGTTGGAAAAGGAAGGTGTTGTAACTCTTGACGAAGACAAAAAAGCAGCAATGGTTAGCAATCTGCTGGTTGTTTTATGTGCGGATGAAGCAGCTCAGCCAGTTATAAATACAGGAACGTTACATCATTAA
- a CDS encoding AsmA-like C-terminal region-containing protein — translation MKKILKITGIVFLSLLLILLILPFAFKGKVAGIIQEQANKNLLAKVEFSDLSLSFFKNFPKVTASLENLTIAGVDAFEGDTLLSAKEISVAVNLTSLFSDEGISVKRIELVSPKILAKVLADGRANWNITKPDSLPEKEDESSFVMQLEDVEIINGYVTYIDEEGGMTAKLADWNGNFNGDLSAAKSVLKTKSVVTSLSYSMGKLPVLVDVKLEGDMEIQADMNTSTYTFLNNKLKLNAVEASLDGWVQMPDTTKMVMDLKLNTEKVAFKDLLSLLPGLYAADFKDMKTSGNLTMAATVKGTMEGENYPAFDVKLAVDKGMFQYPSLPKSVTDININSHISSKGGALDNTIVDISKFHFNMGGNPFDITAYVATPISDPNVKGTMSGKLNLGMVREVYPLEKGTELQGEIDANISAAGRMSYMEKGQYEKFTANGTLAVKGINYKSADMPEVAVKEARMNFSPKEVALTAFSMMIGKNDIQATGKLTNLLPYLMKDGILQGKLDITSSYLNINDFMKEDSTEVKADSVPMLAFEIPKNLDFNMSASGNEIVYDKLSMKNVKGNLTVKNGRITINNLSANAMGGKIGLNGYYEAINPKKPEVSFGLDLQTVSFSETFRTLDMAKSLAPIFENMQGNYSMKLNFNSALTEHMEPILSSLTGAGNLNSNSVKVSDVKALTLLASTLKNDALANLSPKDLNIPFSIGDGRVKTSPFTIQLGDTKLNLSGSTGIDKTIDYALKVTLPANLARNGITSLEGTIGGTFTSPKIKLDAGALAKQAVAGLADKLLGKTVTDSSGAQTQISAKENMTAKAEEIRASAKAAGDKLIAEAEKQGALLVEKAKNPLLKAGAQATAKKLKSEAEKKAAALNSQAEEQIKQLQGDK, via the coding sequence ATGAAAAAGATTTTAAAGATTACAGGGATAGTTTTTTTGTCCCTTTTGCTTATCCTTTTGATTCTTCCATTTGCCTTCAAAGGTAAGGTAGCCGGAATCATACAGGAACAGGCTAATAAAAACTTACTGGCCAAAGTGGAATTTTCAGATCTTAGCCTAAGCTTTTTTAAAAATTTCCCCAAAGTCACGGCCTCACTTGAAAACTTAACCATTGCAGGTGTCGACGCTTTCGAGGGCGATACACTCTTGAGTGCAAAAGAGATATCTGTAGCCGTAAACCTTACCAGTCTGTTTTCGGACGAAGGTATTTCTGTAAAACGCATCGAACTTGTTTCACCTAAAATTTTAGCCAAGGTCCTTGCCGACGGTCGGGCCAACTGGAATATAACCAAGCCTGATTCTCTACCTGAAAAGGAAGATGAATCCTCTTTTGTGATGCAGTTGGAAGACGTGGAAATAATTAATGGCTATGTAACCTACATCGATGAAGAAGGAGGAATGACAGCCAAGCTGGCCGACTGGAACGGAAACTTTAACGGAGATTTGTCTGCTGCTAAAAGCGTGCTAAAAACAAAATCGGTTGTAACATCGCTTTCGTATAGTATGGGTAAGCTTCCTGTACTTGTTGATGTAAAGCTGGAAGGAGATATGGAAATTCAGGCCGATATGAATACCAGTACTTATACATTCCTGAATAATAAGCTTAAATTAAATGCTGTTGAAGCTTCTCTTGATGGCTGGGTTCAAATGCCAGATACAACCAAAATGGTAATGGATCTGAAGCTAAATACAGAAAAAGTGGCTTTCAAAGACTTACTGTCGCTTCTTCCGGGACTTTATGCCGCTGACTTTAAGGATATGAAAACTTCTGGTAACCTTACCATGGCTGCTACGGTTAAAGGAACGATGGAAGGCGAAAACTATCCGGCGTTCGATGTAAAACTGGCAGTAGACAAAGGTATGTTTCAGTATCCGTCGCTTCCCAAGTCTGTAACGGATATTAATATCAACAGTCATATCTCCAGCAAAGGGGGGGCATTGGATAACACAATCGTTGATATTTCTAAGTTTCATTTCAATATGGGAGGTAACCCTTTTGATATAACAGCTTATGTGGCTACTCCTATAAGTGATCCTAATGTAAAAGGAACCATGAGTGGTAAGCTGAATCTGGGTATGGTCCGCGAAGTGTATCCATTGGAAAAAGGAACCGAACTACAAGGAGAGATTGATGCTAATATAAGTGCTGCCGGACGTATGTCATATATGGAGAAAGGTCAATACGAAAAGTTTACAGCCAATGGAACCCTTGCCGTGAAAGGTATTAACTATAAATCGGCCGACATGCCCGAGGTGGCTGTTAAGGAGGCCCGGATGAATTTCAGCCCGAAGGAAGTAGCGCTTACCGCATTTTCCATGATGATAGGGAAAAACGATATTCAGGCAACCGGCAAACTAACCAATCTGCTGCCATACTTAATGAAAGACGGTATATTGCAGGGTAAACTTGATATAACCTCTTCTTACCTGAACATAAACGACTTTATGAAAGAAGACAGTACAGAGGTAAAAGCCGATTCTGTCCCGATGCTTGCCTTCGAAATACCAAAAAATCTGGATTTCAATATGTCTGCTTCCGGTAATGAGATTGTTTACGATAAACTATCCATGAAAAATGTAAAAGGAAACCTTACCGTAAAAAACGGACGTATCACTATAAACAACCTTTCGGCCAATGCCATGGGTGGTAAAATCGGCTTAAATGGATATTATGAAGCTATCAATCCCAAGAAGCCAGAAGTATCCTTTGGGCTCGATCTGCAGACAGTTTCTTTTTCCGAAACATTCCGTACGCTTGATATGGCCAAATCCCTTGCGCCCATATTCGAGAACATGCAGGGAAACTACTCCATGAAGCTTAATTTTAACTCGGCACTTACCGAACATATGGAACCTATATTGAGTTCGCTTACCGGAGCGGGAAATCTGAACTCCAACAGTGTAAAGGTATCCGATGTCAAGGCTCTTACACTGCTCGCCAGCACGTTGAAAAATGATGCCCTTGCCAATCTTTCTCCGAAAGACCTGAATATTCCATTCAGTATTGGGGATGGGAGGGTGAAGACTTCCCCGTTTACCATTCAATTGGGAGATACTAAACTGAATTTGTCGGGAAGTACCGGAATTGATAAAACCATCGATTACGCCCTGAAAGTAACGTTGCCGGCAAATCTGGCCCGAAATGGTATAACCAGTTTGGAAGGAACCATTGGCGGTACATTTACTTCACCCAAGATAAAGCTGGATGCAGGAGCTCTTGCCAAACAGGCTGTTGCCGGACTTGCAGATAAATTGCTGGGTAAAACGGTTACCGACTCTTCCGGAGCTCAAACACAGATCAGTGCTAAAGAAAATATGACGGCAAAGGCCGAAGAAATAAGAGCTTCAGCCAAGGCTGCCGGAGACAAACTTATTGCCGAAGCCGAAAAACAAGGGGCTCTGCTGGTCGAAAAAGCAAAAAATCCTTTACTGAAAGCTGGAGCGCAAGCTACTGCAAAAAAGCTTAAATCGGAAGCCGAAAAGAAAGCTGCAGCTCTAAACTCCCAGGCCGAAGAACAGATAAAGCAACTGCAGGGGGACAAATAA
- a CDS encoding Arc family DNA-binding protein has protein sequence MAKKESSTKSFILRIDSEMMEAIEAWAADEFRSTNGQIQYILDQALRKAGRTKKK, from the coding sequence ATGGCCAAAAAAGAATCATCAACAAAAAGCTTTATCTTGCGCATTGATTCGGAGATGATGGAAGCTATTGAAGCATGGGCTGCGGATGAATTCCGCAGCACCAACGGACAAATTCAATACATTCTGGACCAAGCTCTTAGAAAAGCAGGAAGAACCAAAAAAAAATAA
- a CDS encoding SPOR domain-containing protein, translated as MLRIMIHIERLLLIHDCVIIPKVGGFVLQKLPAVYGREDHSFSPAKKEIVFNPTLQHNDGLLIESYMKLYEADFGKAQCMLDEDTEILKQALQKKTRIPLGGIGSFYPGEEGKVIFTPSSSAPFSISSYGLDTFRFPTLESLKNTKNKSVATEESKPKRKDIFYIPVNTTLFRTVVASAAAVALFLLISTPVKNVNQASYTASFIPTDVIYMRPDISVSSPIVAEQTVSPGNEEIDAASDQPAVTPALKVVTTSTKAESSPAVHETPAANAKYYHIVIASLPSINQANKFVSRMDKNRFAQAGIVERDEKIRIYAAKFTDKTQAEKYLSDMRQSNSYKDAWMFISR; from the coding sequence ATGCTACGTATAATGATTCATATAGAACGGTTGTTATTGATACACGATTGTGTTATAATACCTAAGGTGGGTGGGTTTGTATTACAGAAACTTCCGGCTGTTTACGGGCGTGAAGATCATTCTTTCAGCCCTGCAAAGAAGGAAATTGTATTCAATCCTACTCTTCAGCATAATGATGGCCTTTTGATTGAATCTTATATGAAACTTTATGAAGCCGATTTCGGAAAAGCGCAATGTATGCTGGATGAAGATACCGAAATATTGAAACAGGCTCTTCAAAAGAAAACCAGGATACCTTTAGGTGGAATCGGCTCATTTTATCCAGGTGAAGAAGGAAAAGTAATTTTCACACCTTCATCATCTGCGCCGTTCAGCATCTCTTCATACGGATTGGATACATTCCGGTTTCCAACGCTTGAATCGCTTAAGAATACAAAAAATAAGAGTGTTGCAACAGAAGAATCAAAACCAAAGCGAAAGGATATATTTTATATTCCCGTAAATACAACACTTTTTAGAACTGTGGTTGCTTCTGCAGCTGCAGTAGCTTTGTTTCTGCTTATTTCCACTCCTGTAAAGAATGTGAATCAGGCATCTTATACGGCAAGCTTTATTCCTACTGATGTGATTTACATGCGTCCGGACATTTCTGTAAGTTCTCCTATAGTAGCAGAGCAAACAGTCTCTCCCGGAAATGAAGAGATAGACGCAGCTTCGGATCAGCCAGCTGTAACACCCGCTTTGAAAGTTGTTACAACTTCTACAAAGGCCGAATCATCTCCTGCTGTTCATGAAACTCCAGCTGCCAATGCAAAATATTACCATATTGTAATAGCAAGTCTGCCGTCTATAAATCAGGCAAACAAGTTTGTTTCCCGGATGGATAAAAATCGTTTTGCACAGGCTGGTATAGTAGAAAGAGACGAAAAAATACGTATTTACGCCGCAAAGTTTACAGATAAAACCCAGGCGGAGAAGTATCTCTCAGACATGCGTCAGTCAAATAGCTATAAAGACGCCTGGATGTTTATCTCACGTTAA
- the cbiB gene encoding adenosylcobinamide-phosphate synthase CbiB, with product MFAAYPFTFVAGWLGDRLLGDPPHWPHPVVWFGNAISVGEKKLNRGENRSKKGTFLTLGLIIGIFGICYTLLDYVSNISPWLEHIITAIGVFYCLAGKTLIQEVKAVFESVDRSTEEGRKQLSRIVGRDTSDLSQQEIRTAALETLAENLSDGVIAPMFWFAILGLPGMMAYKMINTLDSMIGYKNERYIDFGRTAAQLDDLANYIPARITAFLMLHVAGMWYKRDFVHTYGPCHLSPNSGYPEAALAAILDCRFGGTHVYYGQVVEKPYIGTTQKDFTTEDMLAAIRINSNTELVMGIFVTIFISIIN from the coding sequence ATGTTTGCAGCATACCCTTTCACATTTGTTGCAGGATGGCTGGGTGACCGCCTTCTTGGAGATCCGCCTCATTGGCCCCACCCGGTTGTTTGGTTTGGTAATGCTATTTCTGTGGGAGAAAAGAAACTTAACAGAGGTGAAAACCGTTCAAAAAAAGGCACTTTCCTTACCTTGGGACTAATTATCGGTATTTTTGGCATTTGTTATACGCTATTGGATTATGTATCTAATATTTCACCTTGGCTAGAACATATAATTACCGCTATCGGCGTATTTTATTGTCTGGCTGGAAAAACGCTTATTCAAGAGGTGAAAGCTGTATTTGAATCTGTAGATCGTAGTACGGAAGAAGGGAGGAAGCAACTGTCTCGCATTGTTGGAAGAGATACGTCCGATCTTTCTCAGCAAGAAATACGGACTGCGGCTCTTGAAACGTTGGCAGAAAACCTGAGCGACGGAGTGATAGCGCCTATGTTTTGGTTTGCTATTCTGGGCCTACCGGGTATGATGGCATACAAAATGATAAACACGCTTGATTCTATGATTGGATATAAGAACGAAAGATATATCGACTTTGGCCGGACTGCAGCACAGTTAGATGATCTGGCTAATTATATTCCTGCTCGGATTACTGCCTTTCTTATGCTACATGTGGCGGGAATGTGGTATAAACGTGATTTTGTTCACACTTACGGACCATGCCACCTAAGTCCTAACTCCGGATATCCGGAAGCTGCGTTGGCTGCCATTTTGGATTGCAGGTTTGGAGGGACACATGTTTATTATGGACAGGTAGTTGAAAAGCCCTACATTGGTACAACCCAAAAAGATTTTACAACCGAAGATATGCTTGCCGCCATTCGGATTAACAGTAACACGGAACTGGTCATGGGAATTTTTGTAACTATTTTTATTTCGATTATTAATTAA
- a CDS encoding flavodoxin domain-containing protein → MKTAIIYLSKHGTTEKVARKIQSLMPNEDVTLINMKSQKHPELTSFDRIIIGGSVYAGTVSKKLIKFCQIHEPVLSVKELGLFVCGMEPNLDKQLVELNSAFPESLRSCAKSSAFLGGEFLIDKMNFIEKLIIKKIAHVEKTTSNIKEEAIELFVKKF, encoded by the coding sequence ATGAAAACCGCAATTATCTATTTATCAAAACACGGGACCACCGAAAAGGTAGCCCGGAAGATCCAATCTCTGATGCCGAATGAAGACGTTACTTTGATTAACATGAAAAGTCAAAAACATCCCGAACTTACATCGTTCGACCGCATTATAATTGGCGGATCCGTTTACGCGGGTACAGTGAGTAAAAAGTTAATAAAGTTCTGTCAGATACACGAACCAGTATTGTCCGTTAAAGAGCTGGGATTATTTGTCTGCGGTATGGAGCCGAACCTTGATAAACAACTGGTAGAGCTAAACAGCGCTTTTCCTGAATCGCTCAGGTCTTGTGCCAAATCTTCGGCTTTTTTAGGAGGAGAGTTCCTTATCGACAAAATGAATTTTATTGAAAAGCTTATTATAAAGAAAATAGCACACGTGGAAAAAACAACCTCCAATATAAAAGAGGAGGCTATCGAGCTATTTGTCAAAAAGTTTTAG
- a CDS encoding AAA family ATPase, producing the protein MELQLDTNNTEFQNALQLINHTRQSVFLTGKAGTGKSTFMKYICAHTKKKHVVLAPTGIAAINAGGVTLHSFFKLPFRPILPNDPDLSLKDGRIFDFFKYRKEHRKILAEVELIIIDEISMVRVDIIDCVDRILRVFSGNMRLPFGGKQLLFVGDVFQLEPVVPSDQKEILSRFYESSFFFSARVFKEINLVPIELQKVYRQSDPVFINILDKIRNNGASSNELSVLNARCNPSFNPGDDEMYITLGTRRDQVDYINEKKLRELPDKEFIYEGIIDGDFPESSLPTLKKLVLKEHAQVIFIDNDHERRWVNGTIGVVSHIDENDNLYVMLENGCEYMVEPTSWRNYKYSYNEKEKRIEEEIVGSFIQLPIRLAWAITVHKSQGLTFSRVVVDLTGGVFAGGQTYVALSRCTSLEGLVLKGKVTPRDVFIRKEIVEFSRNFNNEQLIAKSLLESEADSLYEKAAKAFDKCDMAEAMTAFAGAISRRNELNKPLVQRLIRKKLSCITKQQKQIDELKKQLSEQSETLKEYAREYYLMGNECITKAGDAKAAIRSFDKALKLYPGYVDAWVRKGITLMDDMEDLYEAQICFNEAVRLSPHSFKTRYNRGKCFLQLMCYDEAASDFQKAVKVKQTHAAAHEYLAEAYLGMGEKKLAVKHKAIADKLRNKETDE; encoded by the coding sequence TTGGAGTTACAATTAGATACGAACAATACAGAATTTCAGAATGCGCTGCAGCTGATAAATCATACACGTCAATCCGTTTTTCTTACAGGAAAAGCCGGAACAGGTAAGTCTACTTTCATGAAATATATCTGTGCCCACACGAAAAAGAAACATGTGGTATTGGCTCCAACAGGTATTGCAGCTATTAACGCCGGTGGAGTTACCCTGCACTCATTTTTCAAATTACCGTTCAGACCTATCTTGCCGAATGATCCGGATTTAAGTCTGAAGGACGGGCGTATCTTCGACTTCTTTAAATATAGAAAGGAACATCGTAAAATTCTTGCAGAAGTAGAGCTGATTATTATCGATGAGATTTCGATGGTAAGAGTTGACATAATAGACTGCGTGGACCGTATACTCAGAGTATTTTCGGGGAATATGCGCTTACCTTTCGGAGGAAAGCAACTTTTGTTTGTGGGGGATGTTTTTCAGCTGGAACCAGTTGTTCCGTCTGATCAGAAAGAGATACTTAGCCGCTTCTACGAAAGCAGTTTTTTCTTTTCTGCCCGTGTATTTAAAGAAATCAATCTGGTTCCCATCGAACTGCAAAAAGTTTATAGGCAATCTGATCCAGTTTTCATAAATATTCTCGATAAAATAAGAAACAACGGAGCATCAAGCAATGAACTAAGTGTGTTGAATGCCCGATGCAATCCTTCCTTTAATCCCGGAGATGATGAGATGTATATTACTTTGGGTACGCGCAGGGATCAGGTTGACTATATAAACGAGAAGAAACTAAGGGAACTGCCTGACAAAGAATTCATTTACGAAGGAATTATTGATGGAGACTTTCCCGAATCATCGCTGCCAACCCTCAAAAAACTGGTACTGAAGGAACATGCGCAGGTGATATTTATAGATAACGACCACGAACGCCGTTGGGTAAATGGAACGATTGGAGTGGTATCGCATATTGATGAAAACGACAACCTGTACGTGATGCTCGAAAACGGGTGCGAGTATATGGTGGAACCTACTTCATGGCGAAACTATAAATATTCCTACAACGAGAAAGAAAAACGAATTGAAGAGGAGATTGTGGGCAGTTTTATTCAGCTACCTATCCGGCTTGCCTGGGCAATAACGGTGCATAAGAGTCAGGGCCTGACCTTTAGCCGGGTAGTGGTAGATCTTACCGGGGGAGTTTTTGCGGGAGGACAAACCTATGTGGCTCTCAGTCGTTGTACTTCGCTGGAAGGACTTGTATTGAAAGGGAAAGTTACACCCCGTGATGTATTTATACGGAAAGAAATAGTTGAATTCAGCCGAAACTTCAATAACGAACAGCTTATAGCTAAAAGTCTTCTCGAAAGCGAAGCCGACAGCCTGTACGAAAAGGCTGCCAAAGCTTTTGATAAATGCGATATGGCAGAAGCGATGACCGCTTTTGCCGGAGCAATCTCTCGTCGCAACGAACTGAACAAGCCCCTTGTGCAGCGATTGATCCGTAAAAAACTGAGTTGTATTACGAAACAGCAAAAACAGATAGACGAACTTAAGAAGCAATTGTCCGAACAAAGTGAAACATTAAAGGAGTACGCCCGCGAATATTATTTGATGGGAAATGAATGTATTACCAAAGCAGGCGATGCGAAAGCTGCCATACGGTCGTTCGACAAAGCGCTTAAATTATATCCGGGCTATGTGGATGCGTGGGTACGAAAAGGCATTACACTTATGGATGATATGGAAGACCTTTACGAGGCACAGATCTGTTTTAATGAAGCTGTGCGGTTAAGTCCCCATTCCTTCAAAACCCGTTATAACAGAGGAAAGTGCTTTTTACAATTGATGTGTTACGACGAAGCAGCTTCTGATTTTCAAAAAGCTGTTAAGGTAAAGCAGACTCATGCGGCAGCCCACGAATACCTGGCCGAGGCCTATCTTGGAATGGGAGAGAAGAAGCTTGCGGTAAAACATAAGGCCATTGCAGACAAGCTCCGAAACAAAGAAACAGACGAGTAA